A single Flavobacterium sp. 1 DNA region contains:
- a CDS encoding glucose 1-dehydrogenase → MTTSTNKTAIVTGAATGIGRAIAIRLAKDGIAVAVNYVGDSKQADAVVNEIRKAGGIARGFPADVSNVSAIITLFDTVIQEFGGIDIVVANAGTAIMGIPIADVTEADFDRINTVNYKGTYFVLQQAAKHIRNGGRIIQISSTSSLYPAAGLGIYAPSKAAGKVVTEILAQELGHRQISVNSVFPGPTRTPLMEKEVSKEEMERIAQGMNLGRLGEPEDIAGAVAFLASPEGAWINGQQIIANGGGRI, encoded by the coding sequence ATGACTACATCAACAAATAAAACAGCAATCGTAACAGGAGCTGCAACAGGTATCGGTCGCGCGATTGCCATCCGTTTAGCCAAAGATGGAATTGCAGTAGCCGTTAATTATGTTGGAGATTCAAAACAAGCCGATGCCGTAGTGAATGAAATTAGAAAAGCTGGTGGTATTGCAAGAGGATTTCCTGCAGATGTGAGTAACGTATCAGCTATTATAACTCTTTTTGATACTGTAATCCAAGAATTTGGCGGAATCGATATTGTAGTAGCCAATGCAGGAACTGCTATTATGGGGATTCCTATTGCTGATGTTACCGAAGCGGACTTTGACCGTATCAATACGGTAAATTATAAAGGAACTTATTTTGTGCTGCAACAAGCTGCCAAACACATTAGAAATGGGGGACGCATTATTCAGATATCTTCAACAAGTTCGCTTTATCCCGCAGCGGGTCTTGGGATTTATGCTCCCAGTAAAGCAGCCGGGAAAGTGGTTACTGAAATTTTGGCTCAGGAACTTGGGCATCGTCAAATATCCGTAAATAGTGTTTTTCCTGGACCAACAAGAACTCCTTTAATGGAAAAAGAAGTTTCAAAAGAAGAAATGGAACGAATTGCCCAAGGAATGAATTTAGGAAGATTGGGCGAACCAGAGGACATTGCGGGCGCAGTAGCATTTCTTGCAAGTCCTGAAGGAGCTTGGATAAATGGGCAACAAATTATTGCAAACGGCGGTGGTAGAATATAA
- a CDS encoding Atu2307/SP_0267 family LLM class monooxygenase, whose translation MEIGIDSFASGTIQKAIDGANILEELLTRIEQADQAGLAIFGIGEHHRREFFDSSPAIILAAAAARTKKIKLTSAVTVLSAADPVRVFQEFATLDLISRGRTELVVGRGSFTESFPLFGFNLQDYDALFLEKLELLIQIQNNEKVNWSGKFRTPLVNQPIYPRPFQDQMPLWIGVGGTPESFVRAGKLGLPLMVAIIGGETRRFRGLVDMYRKAGKQAGHSPEKLKVGVHSLGYVANSKSKALSDYYPGYAETFTRMGRERGCPPITPAHFNAQVGRNGALLVGEPDEIADKIMRFSEDLGGVSRFTFQMDNAGLTHSQLMESIELIGSKVIPIINS comes from the coding sequence ATGGAAATTGGAATAGACAGTTTTGCATCAGGCACCATTCAAAAAGCTATTGATGGAGCAAATATATTAGAAGAATTATTGACCAGAATAGAACAAGCGGATCAAGCTGGTTTGGCAATATTTGGAATTGGAGAACACCATCGCCGTGAATTTTTTGATTCGTCACCAGCCATAATTTTGGCAGCCGCAGCCGCCAGAACTAAAAAAATAAAGCTAACCAGTGCAGTTACTGTTTTGAGTGCTGCCGATCCAGTTCGAGTTTTTCAAGAATTTGCCACACTTGACCTCATTTCGAGAGGAAGAACAGAATTAGTGGTAGGTCGTGGCTCGTTTACAGAATCATTTCCATTGTTCGGATTCAATCTTCAGGATTATGATGCACTTTTTTTGGAAAAGTTGGAATTGTTAATCCAAATACAAAATAATGAAAAGGTAAACTGGTCTGGAAAATTCAGAACTCCTTTAGTCAATCAGCCTATATATCCAAGACCATTTCAGGATCAAATGCCTTTATGGATTGGTGTTGGGGGAACTCCAGAATCCTTTGTAAGAGCTGGAAAATTAGGATTGCCACTAATGGTTGCCATCATCGGAGGAGAAACAAGACGTTTTCGAGGCTTGGTCGATATGTATAGAAAAGCAGGAAAACAAGCAGGACATTCACCAGAAAAATTAAAAGTGGGTGTACATTCATTAGGTTATGTAGCCAATAGCAAGAGTAAGGCATTATCTGATTATTATCCTGGCTATGCCGAAACCTTTACCCGAATGGGAAGAGAAAGAGGTTGCCCCCCCATTACACCTGCCCATTTTAATGCTCAAGTGGGCAGGAATGGTGCATTATTAGTTGGTGAACCCGATGAAATAGCCGATAAAATAATGCGTTTCAGTGAGGATTTAGGAGGCGTTTCCAGATTTACTTTCCAAATGGACAATGCAGGTTTAACACATTCACAATTAATGGAATCCATTGAATTAATTGGAAGTAAAGTTATTCCAATAATTAATTCTTAA